The following nucleotide sequence is from Pseudonocardia abyssalis.
GCTGGAACGACGACACGCCCGGCAGCGTCCCGGCAGGCGCCCGGATCTCCGCGGGGAAGTTCGGCAGCGTCGAGAGGTCGTTGCCGAACGCGGCGGTCTCGGAGGTGAACCGGTCACCGGTGAGCTGCATGCCGTCGCCGGAGTCGCCCGCGAAGCGGATGACGACACGGTCCTTCTCCACGACCTGCGAACGGTCGACGGCGGTGTCGGGGGTGGCAGTCATAGGTCGGTCGTGTCCTCATTCCGGACGGGTGCGGAGAGTACTGAGGCGAGGTTAACTCCCAATTCGTCCCAGTGCCCCCGCACCCTGCCTGATGTCACACCTCGTCAACAGGTCGGCGTCCCGTGCTCAGGAACGGCTGATCTTCGCCTGGAGCGCGGCCAGGCGGGTGCGGAACTCCTCGGAGTGCACCGACTCGGCCTGGGCCCGGACCTCGATCTCCAGCACTTCGGCCTGCGTCGAGAGCGCCGCCGCCAACCGCATGGTCGCCTTGGTCGTGATCGTGAGGTCGCGGGGGTTGGCCGCGGCCCGGGCGCCCATCTCGATCGCGGCCGCCACCACGTCGTCGACGGCGCGGTGCGCCAGCCCGATCCGCTCGGCCTCGGCGGCGTCGACGACCTCGCCGAACAGCGTCAGCGCGGCCGCGGCCTGCGCGCCGAGGACCCGGTGCGCCATCCAGGTGTAGCCACCGCCGGGGTGCAGGCCCAGGGGCAGGAACCGGGCGTCGAACCTCGCCTTCGGGCCGGCCAGGCGGACGTCGGCGGCCAGGGCGAGGTTCATCCCGGCCCCGACCGCGGCCCCGTTGACGGCGGCGATCGTCGGCAGCGGGCAGTCGGCGATCGCCAGGAAACCCGCGTAGACCCGCCTCAGGGTGGCCGGGTCCGCCGTCGCCAGCTCGGCCAGGTCGCCGCCCGCGCAGAAGCCCGGGTCCTCCCCGGTGACGACGATCGCCCCGACCGCCGGGTCCGCCACGGCCGCGGCGACCGCGGCCTCCAGCAGCCCGGACAGCTCCAGGTTCATCGCGTTGCGGCGCGCCGGGTGCGACAGCGTGAGGAGCGCGACGCCGTCGGTGATCGCGCTGTGGACAGTGATGTCGGCCATGGCCGCATCCTGCCCCAGCCCCGGCTACCGTCCGGTACATGTCCCTCTCCGTGCCCGAGAGCGCCGTCCGGCCCGCCTCGCATCCCGACACGCCCCCGCCCGGCACCGAGCTGCCGGCCCACTACGACGGCTGCTTCGGCTGCGGTCACCTCGAGGGCGGGATGCGGATGCGCTTCGTCGTCGGGGACGACCTGGTGGTCACCAGCACGTTCCCGGTCGAGCGTCACCATCAGGGCGCCCCCGGCATCGCGCACGGCGGGGTCGTCTCGGCCGCGTTCGACGAGGCGCTCGGGCTGCTCGCCGTGCACCACCGCGAGCCCGCGGTCACCGCGAGCCTGCAGACCCAGTTCCGCAAGCCCGTGCCGGTCGGTTCCGTGCTGCACCTGCGCACCCGGATCGTCGGGCGCGAGGGCCGCAAGGTCTGGTGCGAGGGCGAGGCCCGGCTGGACGCGCCCGACGGTCCGCTCGCGGCCACGGCGACGGCGCTGTTCGTCGTCGTGCCGATGACGCACTTCGCCGAGCACGGCACCCCCGAGTAGCCGATGTGGCGGAACTGGGCCGGCAACCAGCGCGCCGACCCGGTGCGCACGGTGGTGGCGCGCGACGCCGGTGACGTCGTCGACGCGGTGCGGGCGGCGCGGCACGACGGGCTGCGGGTCACCGCGCTCGGCTCCGGGCACTCGTTCACCGCGATCGGGGCGCCGCTCGGGGTCGCCGTGCGGGCCCCGGCCGCCCCGGCCGCGGTGCGCGTCGACGGCGACCTGGTCACCGTGCCGGCCGGGCTGTCCCTGCACGCGCTCAACGCGCTGCTCTGGGACCGCGGGCGCGCCCTGCCCAACCTCGGCGACATCGACGTCCAGACCGTCGCGGGCGCGATCTCCACCGGCACGCACGGCACCGGGGCCGCGCACCGCGGGATCGCCGCGCAGGTCCGGGCGCTCGACCTCGTGACGGCCGACGGGACGCTGCTGCAGCTGTCCCCGTCGTCGCACCCGGACGTGTTCTCCGCCGCGCGGGTCGGGCTCGGGGCGCTCGGGGTGCTGGTCGGCGTCACGCTGGCGACGGTCCCCGCGTTCCGGCTCCGCGCCGTCGAGCGGGTGGAGCCGCTGGCCGCGGTGCTCGGCGACCTCGACGCGTTCCTCACCTCCGCCGAGCACGTCGAGTTCTACTGGTTCCCGCACTCCGGCACGGCGGCGACGAAGCGCAACGACCCCGTCGCCCCCGGGCCCGACCGCGGACGGGTCGCGCGCTGGGTCGGCGACGAGGTGCTCGGCAACGCCGGGTTCGGCGCGGTCTGCCGGCTCGGGCGGGCGGCGCCGGTGCTCGTGCCGCGGCTCAACCGGTTCGTCGCCGGGCGGATGGCGGCGGGCGAGTACGTCGACCGCTCCTACCGCGTGTTCACCAGCCCGCGCCGGGTGCGGTTCCTGGAGATGGAGTACGCGGTGCCGCGCGCCGCGCTGCGCGAGGCGTTCGACGGGATGCGCGCCGCGGCGGCCCGGCACGCGCGGGTCGTGCCGTTCCCGGTGGAGGTGCGGGTCGCGGCGGCCGACGACGTCCCCCTGTCGACGGCGTGCGGCCGCGACAGCGCCTACGTCGCCGTGCACGTTCACCGCGGGCAGCCGCACGAGGCGTACTTCGGGGCCGTCGAGGACGTGATGACCGCGCTCGGCGGGCGCCCGCACTGGGGCAAGCTGCACACGCGCACGGCGGACGACCTCCGCCCGCTCTACCCGGGGTTCGACGCGTTCACGGCCCTGCGCGACCGCCTCGACCCCGACCGCCGCTTCACC
It contains:
- a CDS encoding D-arabinono-1,4-lactone oxidase, whose product is MWRNWAGNQRADPVRTVVARDAGDVVDAVRAARHDGLRVTALGSGHSFTAIGAPLGVAVRAPAAPAAVRVDGDLVTVPAGLSLHALNALLWDRGRALPNLGDIDVQTVAGAISTGTHGTGAAHRGIAAQVRALDLVTADGTLLQLSPSSHPDVFSAARVGLGALGVLVGVTLATVPAFRLRAVERVEPLAAVLGDLDAFLTSAEHVEFYWFPHSGTAATKRNDPVAPGPDRGRVARWVGDEVLGNAGFGAVCRLGRAAPVLVPRLNRFVAGRMAAGEYVDRSYRVFTSPRRVRFLEMEYAVPRAALREAFDGMRAAAARHARVVPFPVEVRVAAADDVPLSTACGRDSAYVAVHVHRGQPHEAYFGAVEDVMTALGGRPHWGKLHTRTADDLRPLYPGFDAFTALRDRLDPDRRFTNPYLDRVLG
- a CDS encoding enoyl-CoA hydratase; translation: MADITVHSAITDGVALLTLSHPARRNAMNLELSGLLEAAVAAAVADPAVGAIVVTGEDPGFCAGGDLAELATADPATLRRVYAGFLAIADCPLPTIAAVNGAAVGAGMNLALAADVRLAGPKARFDARFLPLGLHPGGGYTWMAHRVLGAQAAAALTLFGEVVDAAEAERIGLAHRAVDDVVAAAIEMGARAAANPRDLTITTKATMRLAAALSTQAEVLEIEVRAQAESVHSEEFRTRLAALQAKISRS
- a CDS encoding PaaI family thioesterase codes for the protein MSLSVPESAVRPASHPDTPPPGTELPAHYDGCFGCGHLEGGMRMRFVVGDDLVVTSTFPVERHHQGAPGIAHGGVVSAAFDEALGLLAVHHREPAVTASLQTQFRKPVPVGSVLHLRTRIVGREGRKVWCEGEARLDAPDGPLAATATALFVVVPMTHFAEHGTPE